The stretch of DNA AGCCGGCGGCTGCGGGGTAAAGGAAAGTGAAATTTATTTTACCTCCGGCGGCACCGAAGCCAACAATCTGGCCATCAAAGGAGCAGCCCGGCGTAACCGCCGGCGGGGAAATCATCTGGTGACCAGTAAAATTGAACATCCCTCGGTCCTGTATGCGTTTCGTGCTCTGGAGGATGAGGGCTTTAGTGTGACTTATCTTGATGTGAATCAGGCAGGGCAGGTAAATCCGGAGGATGCGGCGGCTGCCGTCGGTGCTGAAACCATTTTAATGAGCCTGATGCATGTTAACAACGAAGTGGGTGCAATTCAGCCGGTGGAGGAGATCGGGCGGCGAATCAAAGAAAAAAACAGTGATGTTCTGTATCATGTGGATGCGGTACAATCCTTTGGCAAGCTGCCGGTACGTCCGTCGGCCTGGCATGCCGACTTGGTTTCCTTTTCTGCCCATAAAATTCACGGCCCCAAAGGTGCCGGTGCCCTGTGGCGCCGCAACGGTGTTCATTTGGAACCGCTTTTGCACGGCGGCGGTCAGGAAGACGGCTTGCGGCCCGGTACGGAAAACATGGCGGGCATTGCCGGCTTTGCTGCAGCGGCCAGGCTGGCCCTAAAGAGCCGGGAAAAGAATTTTGAGCATTTGCAAAACCTGAAAAGCCGGTTTTTAGCCGGTTTAGAGGAACATATTTCTGAGGTCACTCATAATGGT from Dethiobacter alkaliphilus AHT 1 encodes:
- a CDS encoding cysteine desulfurase family protein; the protein is MREIYLDNSATTKVLPEVAGVIQDVLTKEYGNPSSLHRMGVAAERVKTEARRTIAGGCGVKESEIYFTSGGTEANNLAIKGAARRNRRRGNHLVTSKIEHPSVLYAFRALEDEGFSVTYLDVNQAGQVNPEDAAAAVGAETILMSLMHVNNEVGAIQPVEEIGRRIKEKNSDVLYHVDAVQSFGKLPVRPSAWHADLVSFSAHKIHGPKGAGALWRRNGVHLEPLLHGGGQEDGLRPGTENMAGIAGFAAAARLALKSREKNFEHLQNLKSRFLAGLEEHISEVTHNGSGEDAPHILNVTVAGIKGEVLVHALEEQGVYISTGSACHSHRPDPSHVLLAMGLKEEEIGASLRFSFSSLNTETDIDQTLEILEQTVESIRLMTRR